The uncultured Mailhella sp. genome segment TTGTCGTACACGTTTTCAAGGATGTCGCGCAGGCAGATGCGGTGCGGATGACGCACGATGCGCACCTTGTCCATGGGGGTGAGCTTGTCTTCGAGCTTGCACTCCATGAAGAAGAAGAGGTCTTCGAGCGAGGTCATTTCGGCCTGCGCCTCTTCGGCCGTGCAGGATTCGAGCTTGCGACGGGTCTCGCCGAGACGGGTCTCAAGAAGCGCGATGTCCTCCTCGTGCTTGCCGGGGAAGATATCCTTGAGATAACACAGTCGGTCGGAAAGCTGATGCAGTTGCTTTTCCCATTCCATCATAAAAATATATCCCTTCCTGACCAGAACAGGAAACTAGAAACGCAGCATGCGCTCCGTTTTTTTCTTCAGAAATTCCACGTTGGACTTCAGCGGTTCGCCCTTGCCGTCGTGCCCCTCAAGACGGAGCGTGTCGAGGAAGGCAAGACCGTGGGCGCTCACCTCGGCAAGATCCTTGCCCCAGATGATGGCCAGCGCCAGGTTGGGATCGAACTCGGTGGGAATGGTGTAGGGATGCTCGGGCGAGGCCGGAGGCACATGCGTGTGAACGCGGCACCATTCGTGCTCTTCCCAGCTGAAGCGGTCGATGTCGCCCACCCAGGGGGAGAAGCCGTTGTCGGGGTCTTCGGCAATGATGCGGTATTCCACGCCCACGCCGTGGAAGGTGATGTCGTCCTGCGTGTAGCCGAGCGGATCACCGAGACCGGTGCGTATCTGTTCGGCAATGAGATCGACTTCCTTGCCCTTCACGCGGCTGATGGCCGCCGACACGCCGTTTTCCACCTGAATGCGGGTGTTCACTTCCATGAGGAAGGGATGCCCGTCGCGGGTGACGATCCATTCCCAGGTGCCCACGCTGTCGTAGCCCACCTTGCGCGCCATGTTCAGCGAATGCATGACGATCTCGTCGAGCAGGGCCGCGGCGTCGAAATCGTACTTGATGGACGACGGATCAAAGCCCGGAGCCACTTCGAGACGCTTCTGACGCCCCGTGGACTGAATGGAACAGTTGCGCGTGCCGAAATGCACCGGATGACGCCCCGTGCGATCGGAAAGCACCTGAACTTCCAGATGATTGAAATCCTTGATGCGCTGCTCGATGAGCACGCCTTCGTCCTTGAACTGACGCATGGCGTAGTTGCGGATGCGGCGGTACACCTGACGGAACATGTCGATGTCATAGACTTCTTCAATGCCCATGCCGCCGCCGCCCGCCGAGGCCTTCACCAGCACCAGCGGACGCGCAATCCCCTGCTGCATCTGAAAGTCGAAAAGCGAACGCGCAATTTTTTCGGCTTCAAGCTCGTCGTAGATGGGACGGTCGGAACCGGGCACCGTGGGCACCCCGAGCGAACGCGCCAGACGCTTGGTGTTGATCTTGTCGCCGAGATCGCGGATCACCCGCCACGACGGCCCCAGAAACACCAGCGGACGCTCGCGTTCCGTGACCCGACGCGCAAAACGAAAGTCCTCGGCAAAAAAGCCGTAGCCCGGATGCACCGCCGTGGCCCCGGATTCGTCGGCCACGCTCAAAAGCTCGTTCGCGTCGTGATACGAAGATATGCGGTACAAGCTCTTCTCGCCGCCCACTTCGCGGGCCAGCAACACGTGACCGGAACTCGCATCCTCCGCCGTGTAAACGCATACAAAATCAAGTCCGAGCTTTATGCATGCCTGAATAATGCGAACCGCAATCTCGCCGCGGTTGGCTATAAGCACTTTATGCTGTTTATTCACGCCATTTCCTTATTGCAAAGGGGAAAAGGCCATAAGACCATAGAATAGTGAAACAATCTGATAAGGCGATCCTCTCCTCCCGCCTTATCCGCAACATGACGCAACTGGCGCAACGCGCCCGCCCGACCCCGCACTTCATGCAGAAGCCGAGCTCAGCGCCGCTCGCGCGGCCGCCTTTTGTGGGGCGATTATACCTTCCAAACAGAAAGAATCAACCCCCCCTTCCTTAATATCCTCTTATTTACGGATAGAACGGGTTGAGAGGAAAGGATCAGGCAAGAGCATCGGGGCTCCGCCCGCCCCCCGGAAAGGCAGGAAAGGCAAAAAGGCAGGAAAGGCATGCGGGGGAAATAATTTCCCCCGCGCCCCCCTGTTTCTGCCTCCCGGCTTCGCCGGTTCGGCAGGACGCCGGCGGGAATATGTGCGTTGCCGAAGATGGCGGGAGTTTGGAAAGGCGGAGGCTGCGAGGCGCGGAAAGGCCCGGCGGGCGCTGTTGGGTCTGCGTACGCAGTGCAGGTGTGCGCTTCCGCGCCCACCTGCGGCGGCCGACTCCTGTCCGGCCTGCGCCGGACAGTCGTGCCAAAGGATGAGATTTCCAGATGTTGGGGGGATGAAGGAACATCAAGGGCCGACAATGCAGACCGTAACATGTTCTCTCAACACTCAGGGGAAACACGGGCGACTTCGGGAAGCCGAACCGGGCAGTTATGTCAACCGGAAATGCTTTCCAAATATTGAGAAAAATCAGGGAAGCCCATGCAGACCGAAAGGCACAGTCTCAATATTATGGGGAAGGCGAGCGGAAAATATTCTTCCATCCCCGGCGCTCAGGACTTGCCCCGCCACGCCCAGAGGGCCAGAACGCACAGCACCACGACCACGCAGGCCAGCAGAAAATCGGGAATCTCAACAAAGCGCGGGAGCACCAGTTCCGCCGCCAGCGACGCCACCACCAGCGCAACGGCTGTCAGCTGGCCGCGGCGTCGTCGTCCGGCCTGCGCTTCCCTTTCCTGCTCGAAACGGGCGCGTTTCGCTTCTTCCGCGGGCGTTTCCGACACGCCGCGACGCTTCAGTTCTTCCGCCCGCAGCGCTGCCGCTTCCGCCGTGAGCTTCGCCGGATCCAACGCCTTCAGTTCCTCATCCGTCATCGACGCATAACGCTCGGCTATCTGTTCATCCGTCACTTTCATTCCGTATTCTCCATCCTTTCCGCATCGCATTCCGCCGCTTCCGCCTCCGCGAGCCGAACACTCCCCAAAAACAACGCGGCCTGTGCGCCCATCGACACCCGGAGCCCCTCCCCCGCCTCATACACAAACTTTCGGCGAAATTCCCCGTCGTTTCAATGATAAGAACCCCGCTGCGCACAGGCGTCAACGCGCACTCCGCGTTTTCTCATCCATGCGCCGCCGCAGTCCGAACCGGCTCTCCCCACCGGCAACAACGACTCTTTCCCCCGAAACGTCATACTACCTGAACCCGTCCGGCAACAAAAGCCCCATTGCAATCATCTGGAAATCCTTCCTTACTCACACGGATTCCGGCGAGGCCGGAATCCGTGTCGGCCACCGCAGGTGTGTCCGACAGGACACACCTGCACTGAGGCAGCAGACCGAACAGCGCCCGCCAAGCATCCCGGCATCCGCAGTCCCCGCCTTTCCAAACGCCCGCCATCTTCGACAACGCTCTTTGCCTGCACGCTCCCGCCCCGCCGAATGGCGCAGCCTTCGGCGGAATCAGGGGGGTGCGGGGGGAATTATTTCCCCCGCATGCCTTTCCTCTCTTCCTTTCAGTTTTCGAGATGGGCCTGGAGGAAGAGGCTTTTTGAGAGGGCGTTGAAGAAGTCCTGGTAGATGATGGGGTCTTCGATGGGGGTAACGTTGTACTGGGCGCTGGCGCGGACGGTCATTTGCGCTTTGCCGCGGGGCATGACGTTGACGGTCATGCGGACGGTGTATCCTTTAAGTTTGGTGCCGGTGACGCTGCCGAGGTCGAGGGACGCCTTATCGATGACGAATCCGAGGTCCTGGAGGGTGGCGATGACGGCTTCGACGGTTCTCTGCTTATCGGAGGTATCGAAGTAACGGGTCTGGATCTGGCGCAGGCGCAGCTGCGAGGAGCCGCCGGACTCGAACAGGCCTTCGGCGGCGGGCACGGCGCAGCCAGCACAGAGCAGCACCACAAGGGAGAGAGCAAGAGCCATGAGCTTTTTCATATTTCGTGAGCCTCCAAAAAGACGGACTTGGAAAGTTTATCGTAAAATTCCCGGTAGATGGCGGGATCGTTGATCTGTTCGGCGCGGGTGATCTGTCCGGCGGTGTCGAAGATGATGCGCTGGAACGTCACCCGCACAATGGATTCTCCGCCGCTCGACTGCACGCTCAGAATCTTTTTGAGATCCGCCTCTATCACCTTGACGGCGTTGTCGGCGGCCTGTCTGGCCGCCTTGTCGCTCACGTCGCGGGAATAGTTCTTGCGCAGTCCGGCGGCGATGTTCCTTTCGATGTCGGCCCGCACGGAGGTCAGTTCCGCGGAGGAAAGGTTCTTCATCGGAGCGCGGGAGCCCGGCGCGCCGGTATTTTCCCGCATCACCATGGACACGCGTATGGTCTGATGCGAATCCACGGGAACCTGACCGCCTCCGAGCGCCGCAATGATGAACGCGCCCGCAAGCTGCGTGGTGCTCGACGCGTCGCGCTTCTTCGAGCCCACCAGCACGCCGAGCGGCACTTCCGCCTCCTCAAGACTGAAACCCAGATCCTGAAGCACTCCCGTAGCCGCGGCAAGCATGGCGGCCTTGTCGGTGGTGTCGAAGCGCCGGGTCTGCATCTGACGGCTCTGGAGCGAGTCGGGCGTGAGCAGAAGCGCGTCTCGGGGAATCTGCGTGGAACAGCCTGCAAGCATGGTCACGCACAGAATCAGCATAAACACTTTTTTCACAATATATCCTCACGACATTAATTGTCCGGTAAAAATCCTTGAGCTTTCGGGGAGATTCCCGCAGATTTGCGCTGCTGCGGACGCTGGGGAGATTGACCGCGCGTTCCCGGGAGGGATCCGCTCCACGGCGAAGGGTTTGCGGCAGGCCGCAGCAAGCGGCGGAGAGAGTCCAGCACCCCACGGTGATGCGGCCACCCGCAGCGCGTGACGGGCAGGCTTCCGGCAGAGAGAAAACACCGGCTCCCCGGCTGACGCGGAATTTCCGCTCCAAGGCGAGCCGCGCCGCACCGGCCTCTCTTTCCCGGCCTGACGACGAAAATCTTCGGAAGCGCTTCTCCCTCAAGAGGTCTTCGCCCCTGCCCGGAAGGACGGATCATCAGAAGCTGGACTGCCGATAGCTGTAGTCCCGAACCTTGCCGTTCTCGTCGAACTTGATGATGATGGTCAGAGTGCGCTGATTCGTGGCCGACGCTCCGCTGCTGCGTTCCACGTTGCCGGTCGCGCCGCCGAGAAGGCCGCCGGCGCCCAGACCGAACACCCCGCCGAGCAGTCCGCCCACGCCGCCCTGCGAGGCGGAATAGGCCTGTTCCGTGGCAACCTTGTCGTACACCCAGGTTTCGCGGCGTTCGCTGTCGGTGGTCACCATGTTCGGCGAACCGAGTATGGACACCACTTCGGCACTCGACATGCCTTCACGAATCTCTCTCTGCACCTTGCCGACGGAAATTCTGTCCGCCGTGTCGTCGCGCACCGCTTCCCGATGCTTTCCCGCCGACATGCAGCCGCTGACACCAATGCTGAGCACCATAACGCCCGTCACAAAAATCCTGTTCATTTCTCACCTCTTATCGTTGTTTTTTTCTTCCCGGAATCAGGGGCGGGAAAAGGAGTTTCACCCTATATCGTTAAATTTGTCACATGGGAAGCGTTTTTTTACCCTTGCGGCGCAAAGAATTTCCGACATTGCGTCCAGAAAAGGACGAACAAAAGGCGGAGTCTGAGGAAGACGAGATAGAAAGATTGCGGGGAAAGGGGAAAACCCTTTTGAAAAAGGGCTTTTCCCCTTTCCCCGCACCCCTATCCCCTTTCCTAAAACTTTTATTATTACAAGCGGTTTTCCTGTTCTCAGGGCGCACGAACGACGTTTTCTTCCACCGTCCCGCCTGCCGGTGCACACGCTGTCGCAAAGCTCAAGCTCCATGCGATCGCCTTGCGTCCGCCGCATCCCGTTTGCACAAGGCATGCTGTACGGCCTGCATCACTTGCACGACGGGCATTGCGTTTAACGGCGGGGGTGAATCCCGCCTGCTTATGCCCGTCGGCCGGGCTCCTGACGTCGCCCGGGGCCCCAGTGCGTTGAAAGACGGCATTCCGGCATGCACTCTCCCCCTCGCCCTTTGCCTCGGGCATATTCTTCCCGTTCACCCTGTCCTGCCGAACCGGCGAAGCCGGGAGGCAGACTCAGGGGGGCGCGGAGGGAATTATTTCTGACCTTGCAGCGTCCCAACGACTGCGCAATCCCGTCTGCGCCGGACACGCTGTACGACCTGCGCGACTTGCACGACGGGCATTGCGTTTAACGGCGGGAGTGAATCCCGCCTGCTTATGCCCGTCGGCCGGGCTCCTGACGTCGCCCGGGGCCCCAGTGCGTTGAAAGACGGCATTCCGGCATGCACTCTCCCCCTCGCCCTTTGCCTCGGGCATAATCTTCCCGTTCACCCCGTCCTGCCGAACCGGCGAAGCCGGGAGGCAGAAACAGGGGGGCGCGGGGGGAATTATTTCTGACCTTGCAGCGTCCCAACGACTGCGCAATCCCGTCTGCGCCGGACACGCTGTACGACCTGCGCGACCTGTACGACGGGCATTGCGTTTAACGGCGGGAGTGAATCCCGCCTGCTTATGCCCGTCGGCCGGGCTCCTGACGTCGCCCGGGGCCCCAGTGCGTTGAAAGACGGCATTCCGGCATGCACTCTCCCCCTCGCCCTTTGCCTCGGCCATAATCATCCCGTTCACCCTGTCCTGCCGAACCGGCGAAGCCGGGAGGCAGAATCAGGGGGGCGCGGGGGGAATTATTTCCCCCGCATGCCTTTCCTGCCTTTCCTGCCTTTTCTGCTGCTCTGAATAATGAAACGGCGTGTTTTTCGGCGCGAGCTGGACACGGTGGCGAAAAAAGGTATAGTTTGAGTTTTAGTTTAACTTTTTCCGGGGATTCCCGGCGGGGGAACATATGGGCGACGAACTGAAGCGGCTGTACATTGAGCCCACGTCGCGGTGCAACTTGCGCTGCGCGATGTGCTTTCGCAACAGCTGGATAGGCGAGAGCACGGGGGACATGGACGAGGAGGCGTTCCGCGCGGTGATGGAGCATCTGCCCGCGAGCGTGGACACCATATTTTTCGGGGGCATGGGCGAGCCGCTGGCGTATCCGCACATTGTGGACATGGTACGCGCGGCGTCGGCATCGGGCCGCCGGACCGAACTTCTGAGCAACGGCTCGCTGCTCGACGAAGCGCACGCCGCCGCCCTGCTCGACGCCGGTCTCGACATGCTCTGGCTTTCCGTGGACGGCTTCAAGGAAGAACGCTACGAAAGCATTCGACGCAACGGACACCTCGCCACGCTCAAGCAGCACATCATGACGTTCAACCAGCTGCGCTTCGCCCTGAACCGCGAAGTGAAGCTCGGGCTGGCCTTCGTGGTCATGAAGAGCAACGTGCAGGAACTCGCCGATCTGCCCTACTTCGCCAGCTACTACCGCGTAAACGAAGTGAACATTTCCCACGCCATTCCCACCGACGAGCACACCGAATCCGAGCTGCTCTACCGCAACGTTATCGGCAGCGACCTCGGCGGCGACAACGTGCCGCCTTCCGCACCGCGCATCCACCTGCCCCTCATGGACTGGACTCAGCCCGGCGCAGCCCAGGCCGCCGCCGGACTGCTCAGCGCCGGCATGTGCGAAATATTCCTGTCGGGCCAGCGCCTGCACCGCCCCGCCCGCCGCTGCCGCTTCATCGACGACGGCATCGCCTTCGTGCGGCACGACGGCTTCGTCGCTCCCTGCATGTCGCTGCTGCGCACCTCCCGCCTCTACTGGGGCGGCAAAACCCGCGTCAATCAGCACCACTTCTTCGGCAATGTCCGCGACACCCCCCTCGACACGATCTGGAACTCCCCGGACTACGCCGCCTTCCGAAGCAAAGTACGCAACTTCGAGTTCTCCCCCTGCTGCCGCTGCTCCCAGTGCGACAACTGGGAAAACTCCCTCCCCGACTGCTACGGCAATAATACCCCTACCTGCGGCGCCTGCCTCTGGTCCGAAGGCATCATCTCCTGCCCGTAAAGGCAGAAAAGGCAGGAAGAGAGGAAAGACAGGAAAGACATGCGGGGGAAATAATTCCCCCCGCGCCCCCCTGATTCTGCCTCCCGGCTTCGCCGGTTCGGCAGGACAGGGTGAACGGAAGATTATGCCCGGAGCGAAGGACAAAAGGGGAAGAGCAGGCCGGAAGGAAGTCTCTCAATACCCGGGGCCAGCACGTCAAAAAACACTTTCCGGTTTACTTTCACGCTCCTCGACATTCCCTCCCACAACTATCTGGAAATCCTATCCTTTAACACGACTGTCCGGCACAGGCCGGACAGGAGTCGGCCACCGCAGGTGGGTCCGACAGGACACACCTGCACTGAGTCCGCAGCCCGAATCGCGCACGCCAAGCGCCCCCTCGCTGTCCCAGCCTTTCCGAACCACCACCCATTTTCGGCAACTCGCCCTGCCTTCCCGCCAGCGCCCGCCGAGGGCGCAGCCGTCGGCGGAATCAGGGGGGGACCGGGGGGGATTATCTCCCCCGGCGGGCCCGGGGCAGCGCCCCGAGGGCTCCGGCTTGTCACTCTTCCTCTCAATCCTGCCTTTCCGGATGCATTTCCGCCCGGCGGGGCAGGTGTGAGGGAGGGTTGCAATCTCTGCTTCCTTTCTTTATACTTCGCTGTTTCAAAGAGTACATCATCCGTCCGGGGCGGCTTCGAGAAGGGAGCGGCTCCGGGCAGGTTTTCCGCCGCCGCCCGGCAGGGTTTCGGCGTCGGGCTGCGCGTGCGCGCGGGTCGGCGTTCGGAGGAGTCGGCGCAGTCCGCGCGAAGGCAACTTTTTTCAAACCAAGTCAAAGAAGGAATGCGAACGTGAGTTCTCTCGCCCGTAACGAATCTCTCCGCAATATCGCCATCATTGCCCACGTCGACCACGGCAAGACCACCCTGGTGGACGGTCTCTTCAAGCAGAGCGGCATGTTCCGCGCCGATCAGGTGGTCGACGACCGCCTCATGGACAGCATGGAACTCGAACGTGAACGCGGCATCACCATTTCCGCCAAAAACTGCGCCGTGGGCTGGAAAGGCGTTCGCATCAACATCCTCGACACCCCCGGCCACGCCGACTTCGGCGGCGAAGTCGAACGCGCCCTCTCCATGGTTGACGGCGTGATCCTCCTCGTGGACGCTGCGGAAGGTCCCCTTCCCCAGACCCGCTTCGTGCTGCGCAAGGCCCTCGGTCTCTCTCTGCCCGTGATCGTGGTGCTCAACAAGATCGACAGAAAGGACGCCCGTCCCGCCGAAGTGCTCAACGAAGTCTATGACCTCTTCATCGACCTCGACGCCAACGAAAGTCAGCTCGAATTCCCCGTGCTCTACGCCATCGGCCGCGACGCCGTGGCCATGAACAGCCTGAACGACGAGCGCAAGGATCTTTCGCCCCTGTTCGACGCCATTCTCAAGTACATTCCCGCTCCCACGTACGATCCCGAAATGCCCTTCCACATGCTGGTGGCCGACCTCGACTATTCCGACTATCTGGGCCGTCTGGCCGTGGGCCGCATCCGCAACGGCCACGCCCACACCAAGGACGCCCTCGTGTGCATCGGCGAAAACGGCACTCCCCGTCCGCTGCGCGCCACGCGCTTCCAGGTGTACAAGGGCAAAAGCCTCGTCGATGTGGATGAAGTCGATGCCGGCGACATCGTGGTCATGGCGGGCATCGAAGATGTGACCATCGGCGACACCATCTGCACCGCCGCCGATCCTTCTCCGCTGCCCCGCATCAAGGTGGACGACCCCACCGTGTCCATGCGCTTCGGCATCAACACCTCGCCCCTCGCCGGCCGCGACGGCAAGCTCGTGCAGGCCCGTAAAATCCGTGAACGCCTCGATCGCGAAGCCCTGCGCAACGTGTCCATCCGCGTGGAAGACACCGAAGATCGCGACGCCTTCCTCGTGAAGGGCCGCGGCGAATTCCAGATGGCCATCATCGTGGAAACCATGCGCCGCGAAGGATTCGAGCTCACCGTGGGCCGCCCCGAAGTCATCTTCAAGGAAATCGACGGCCAGAAGTACGAACCCATCGAAGAAGTCTCCATCGACTGCGACGAAATCTACATGGGCGTGGTCACCGAAAAGCTGAACTTCCGCAAGGGCCGCATGACCAACTGCATCAACAACGGCACCGGCCGCGTGCGCCTCACCTTC includes the following:
- a CDS encoding radical SAM protein, which translates into the protein MGDELKRLYIEPTSRCNLRCAMCFRNSWIGESTGDMDEEAFRAVMEHLPASVDTIFFGGMGEPLAYPHIVDMVRAASASGRRTELLSNGSLLDEAHAAALLDAGLDMLWLSVDGFKEERYESIRRNGHLATLKQHIMTFNQLRFALNREVKLGLAFVVMKSNVQELADLPYFASYYRVNEVNISHAIPTDEHTESELLYRNVIGSDLGGDNVPPSAPRIHLPLMDWTQPGAAQAAAGLLSAGMCEIFLSGQRLHRPARRCRFIDDGIAFVRHDGFVAPCMSLLRTSRLYWGGKTRVNQHHFFGNVRDTPLDTIWNSPDYAAFRSKVRNFEFSPCCRCSQCDNWENSLPDCYGNNTPTCGACLWSEGIISCP
- a CDS encoding biotin carboxylase N-terminal domain-containing protein; this translates as MNKQHKVLIANRGEIAVRIIQACIKLGLDFVCVYTAEDASSGHVLLAREVGGEKSLYRISSYHDANELLSVADESGATAVHPGYGFFAEDFRFARRVTERERPLVFLGPSWRVIRDLGDKINTKRLARSLGVPTVPGSDRPIYDELEAEKIARSLFDFQMQQGIARPLVLVKASAGGGGMGIEEVYDIDMFRQVYRRIRNYAMRQFKDEGVLIEQRIKDFNHLEVQVLSDRTGRHPVHFGTRNCSIQSTGRQKRLEVAPGFDPSSIKYDFDAAALLDEIVMHSLNMARKVGYDSVGTWEWIVTRDGHPFLMEVNTRIQVENGVSAAISRVKGKEVDLIAEQIRTGLGDPLGYTQDDITFHGVGVEYRIIAEDPDNGFSPWVGDIDRFSWEEHEWCRVHTHVPPASPEHPYTIPTEFDPNLALAIIWGKDLAEVSAHGLAFLDTLRLEGHDGKGEPLKSNVEFLKKKTERMLRF
- the typA gene encoding translational GTPase TypA, yielding MSSLARNESLRNIAIIAHVDHGKTTLVDGLFKQSGMFRADQVVDDRLMDSMELERERGITISAKNCAVGWKGVRINILDTPGHADFGGEVERALSMVDGVILLVDAAEGPLPQTRFVLRKALGLSLPVIVVLNKIDRKDARPAEVLNEVYDLFIDLDANESQLEFPVLYAIGRDAVAMNSLNDERKDLSPLFDAILKYIPAPTYDPEMPFHMLVADLDYSDYLGRLAVGRIRNGHAHTKDALVCIGENGTPRPLRATRFQVYKGKSLVDVDEVDAGDIVVMAGIEDVTIGDTICTAADPSPLPRIKVDDPTVSMRFGINTSPLAGRDGKLVQARKIRERLDREALRNVSIRVEDTEDRDAFLVKGRGEFQMAIIVETMRREGFELTVGRPEVIFKEIDGQKYEPIEEVSIDCDEIYMGVVTEKLNFRKGRMTNCINNGTGRVRLTFSVPARGLIGYRDEFLTDTKGTGILNSDFSGYEPYRGDFLTRMTGSLIADRPGNAVAYALFNLEPRGRLFVVPGDPVYEGMVVGEHSRDNDIDVNVTKEKKLTNLRAAGHDENIILTPVRPMSLEQCLNFMREDEVLEVTPHSLRLRKAVLSCAERYRMGGGRKRV